A genome region from Deltaproteobacteria bacterium includes the following:
- the mtaB gene encoding tRNA (N(6)-L-threonylcarbamoyladenosine(37)-C(2))-methylthiotransferase MtaB has product MKADFGWGYRKKVAITTLGCKVNQYESCALAGEFRKRGYEVVPFGTPADIYVINTCTVTGRSDYQSRQLIRRAFRANPGAIIVATGCYAQVAPEELAVMPEVSLIVGNDEKLTLPERIEAMGDGNGKVQVGDIWHVKHINFRSVSFFPDHTRAFLKIQDGCNACCSYCIVPTARGRSRSLPRESVLTELRRLGQSGYQEVVLTGIHLGAYGQDLPEPMGLLDMLKAVEKERPVSRIRLSSLEPAEISDELVDWVGRSNVICPHFHVPLQSGDDDVLQSMRRAYDRAFFHALIEKIRAKVPRAAIGVDVMTGFPGEDEAAFQNTFDLIASLPLTYLHVFPYSRRHGTAAAVMEGQVEEKAKRGRAEALRLLGAGKKEEFARSFVGAELPVLIEGYGGRDKKNMRGWTDNYLAVIFEQGNPDWINQIVPTRILDEERGQLRGRVNHA; this is encoded by the coding sequence ATGAAGGCTGATTTCGGGTGGGGGTACCGAAAGAAAGTGGCGATTACGACCCTGGGATGTAAGGTGAACCAGTACGAGTCATGCGCTCTGGCCGGTGAGTTTAGGAAGCGGGGCTACGAAGTCGTGCCTTTCGGTACGCCGGCCGACATTTATGTCATTAACACCTGTACGGTGACGGGCCGAAGCGATTATCAGTCCCGCCAGTTGATCCGGCGAGCCTTCCGCGCCAACCCTGGGGCAATCATTGTCGCGACGGGTTGTTACGCCCAGGTTGCTCCGGAGGAACTTGCGGTGATGCCGGAAGTATCCCTCATCGTGGGAAACGATGAAAAGCTGACCCTGCCGGAACGCATCGAAGCGATGGGTGACGGCAACGGGAAGGTTCAGGTCGGCGACATCTGGCATGTGAAACATATTAATTTCCGGTCGGTTTCGTTTTTCCCAGATCACACCCGGGCCTTTCTCAAAATCCAGGATGGATGCAACGCCTGTTGCAGCTACTGCATTGTGCCGACGGCCCGAGGCAGGAGTCGGAGTCTTCCTCGGGAAAGCGTGTTGACGGAGCTGCGACGTCTGGGGCAAAGCGGATATCAGGAGGTCGTTCTGACGGGGATTCATCTGGGGGCCTACGGTCAGGATTTGCCGGAGCCGATGGGGTTGCTCGATATGTTGAAGGCTGTAGAAAAGGAGCGACCCGTTTCCAGGATCCGTCTGAGTTCCCTGGAACCGGCCGAGATATCCGACGAATTGGTTGATTGGGTTGGGAGATCGAACGTAATCTGCCCGCATTTCCATGTTCCCCTGCAAAGTGGGGACGATGATGTGCTGCAATCCATGCGACGCGCCTATGATCGCGCCTTTTTTCACGCCTTGATTGAAAAAATTAGGGCGAAGGTGCCTCGGGCAGCCATTGGCGTCGATGTCATGACAGGGTTCCCGGGCGAGGATGAGGCGGCCTTCCAGAATACCTTTGATTTGATCGCGTCCCTGCCTTTAACCTATCTCCATGTTTTCCCCTATTCGCGAAGGCACGGGACGGCGGCGGCGGTCATGGAGGGACAGGTGGAGGAGAAGGCCAAGAGGGGGCGGGCGGAGGCGTTGAGACTTCTGGGAGCCGGGAAAAAGGAAGAATTCGCCCGCTCGTTTGTCGGCGCCGAACTACCCGTTCTGATCGAAGGTTACGGCGGCAGAGATAAAAAAAACATGAGGGGATGGACGGACAATTACCTGGCCGTGATTTTTGAACAGGGGAACCCCGATTGGATCAACCAGATTGTCCCTACCCGGATTTTGGACGAAGAAAGGGGACAACTCAGGGGGAGGGTCAATCATGCCTGA